One window of the Bradyrhizobium sp. NP1 genome contains the following:
- a CDS encoding DUF417 family protein gives MTTLSTTVHNPLVRALHSSGLLAEDLDYHLLRAAMVIIFAWFGYDKWFEAEIRGLLPIITHGPFIFWTIPVLGIRGTAIFLGTSEWTFGTLLLLGFWNKKAGMLGALGSTFTFIATFTVLPFVPDAWDAGAGGFPAMTINSAFLLKDLVLLAVSLYLLRQDVVRLTRQ, from the coding sequence GTCCGCGCGCTGCACAGCTCCGGCCTGCTGGCCGAGGACCTCGACTACCACCTGCTCCGCGCCGCAATGGTGATCATCTTCGCGTGGTTCGGGTACGACAAATGGTTCGAAGCGGAGATCAGAGGACTGCTGCCCATAATTACCCACGGCCCGTTTATCTTCTGGACGATTCCGGTTTTGGGCATTCGCGGCACCGCCATTTTTCTCGGCACCTCAGAATGGACCTTTGGCACGTTGCTGCTTCTGGGTTTCTGGAACAAGAAAGCCGGCATGCTCGGCGCCCTCGGTTCGACCTTCACCTTCATCGCTACCTTCACGGTCCTGCCGTTCGTTCCTGACGCGTGGGATGCTGGCGCCGGAGGCTTTCCAGCGATGACGATTAATTCGGCCTTCCTTCTGAAGGATCTCGTGCTGCTCGCCGTCTCGCTCTACCTGCTGAGACAGGATGTGGTTCGCCTGACGCGGCAATAG
- a CDS encoding restriction endonuclease, which produces MPPRRFEEFVAELLERHGYTVTLTPQTRDGGKDMYAARRDDVGSFLYVVEYKRHAPDRPVGVGVVRALHGVAQHERVNAAMVMTTSYFTAPAREFASDLRYQVSLKDYLDLRHWLDRYRSGA; this is translated from the coding sequence ATGCCGCCACGCCGTTTCGAAGAATTCGTCGCCGAGCTCTTAGAGCGCCATGGCTACACAGTGACGCTTACCCCACAGACGCGCGACGGCGGCAAGGACATGTACGCAGCCCGGCGGGATGATGTTGGATCGTTCCTCTATGTGGTTGAATATAAGCGGCATGCACCCGACCGTCCTGTCGGCGTTGGCGTCGTGCGTGCGCTGCACGGCGTGGCTCAGCACGAGCGTGTCAACGCGGCGATGGTCATGACGACGTCCTACTTCACTGCGCCGGCCCGTGAATTCGCCAGTGACCTTCGCTACCAGGTTTCCCTGAAGGACTATCTCGACCTGCGCCATTGGCTAGATCGCTACCGCAGCGGTGCCTGA
- a CDS encoding transposase yields MDNPLWGAPPIHGELLKLGFGIAQSSVAKYMVKRQQPPSQGWRTFLRNHAPDIAAMDLFVVPTLGFDLLYAFVVVRLDRRELVWINVTANPTAEWVARQITEAFPWDEAPGYMIRDRDRVYGSVVTRRLRALRIRDRPTAPAAPWQNGFAERLIGSMQSLSRPQETRGD; encoded by the coding sequence ATGGACAACCCTCTTTGGGGCGCGCCCCCCATCCACGGCGAACTGCTCAAGCTTGGGTTTGGGATCGCGCAATCGAGCGTTGCCAAATACATGGTCAAACGGCAGCAGCCACCCAGCCAGGGATGGCGGACCTTCTTGCGCAACCACGCGCCGGACATTGCCGCCATGGACCTGTTCGTTGTTCCAACGCTCGGGTTCGACCTGCTTTATGCCTTCGTCGTGGTCCGGCTCGACCGCAGAGAGCTCGTCTGGATCAACGTCACCGCAAATCCAACGGCTGAATGGGTTGCACGTCAAATAACGGAGGCATTTCCTTGGGATGAGGCTCCGGGCTACATGATCCGCGATCGGGACCGGGTCTATGGCAGCGTTGTCACACGAAGATTGCGCGCGCTGCGCATCCGGGACAGGCCTACCGCACCAGCGGCGCCTTGGCAGAATGGCTTTGCCGAACGGCTGATCGGATCGATGCAGTCTCTCTCTCGACCTCAAGAGACCAGAGGCGATTGA
- a CDS encoding CoA transferase has protein sequence MIERFRPGVMARLGLGYERLSKDNPRLIYLSISGFGQEGPYSQRPCSDSVAQAFSGLVSVNVGADNIPHRVGATLSDVCTGLYAFQAVSTALFAAGKGSGGALPTFHPTVLR, from the coding sequence TTGATCGAACGGTTCCGGCCAGGCGTAATGGCGCGGCTCGGTTTAGGCTACGAAAGGCTCAGCAAAGACAACCCTCGTCTGATTTACCTGTCGATCAGCGGCTTCGGACAAGAGGGTCCCTATTCTCAGCGCCCATGCTCGGATTCCGTGGCACAGGCGTTTTCCGGATTGGTATCGGTCAATGTCGGAGCCGACAACATCCCGCATCGGGTTGGCGCCACTCTCTCCGACGTTTGCACCGGCCTGTACGCCTTCCAGGCCGTCTCAACCGCCCTGTTTGCAGCGGGCAAAGGTAGCGGGGGAGCGCTACCTACGTTCCACCCGACCGTTCTCCGCTGA